Genomic window (Cyanobacteria bacterium GSL.Bin1):
ACAAAATTTAGTGCAGCTTCCCGCTATCTCGGTAAACTCGACTTACATTTGACACCAAACGATTTATCGAAAGCCCATGCTCTTCGTTCGGGATGGACTCCTAAAAATTGGAGTGTTGATCAAGCAGCACGAACTCTTTTGTTGCTGAGCTTTTCCTCAGAGAATGCGGATCGCTACGAAAAGGCAATCGAAAAACTCTTTTCTGCTGCCGATGTCGCCGAACAAGTCGCTTTATATCAAAGTTTACCGTTGCTGCCTTATCCCACACGCTTCAAAGCAAGGGCGATTGAAGGATTACGAAGTAATATGACAGTTGTTTTTAACGCGATCGCGCTCAATAATCCTTACCCAGCCGACTATTTTGAAGAAGACCCTTGGAATCAAATGGTACTCAAAGCCCTATTTATCGATAGTCAACTCAGCCAAATGCAAGGGCTTGAAACTCGAGCGAATCCTAAACTAGCGCAAATGCTATCTGATTATGCTCATGAACGATGGGCAGCCGGTCGCCAGGTTAATCCTCAACTTTGGCGACCCTTTGGTTTTTTTGCCCAGGGAAATTTACTCCTGGACTTAGAGCGTGTTCTTAAGGAAGGACAGCCTTATGAACAAGAAGCAGCTGCTTTAGCCTGTGCGAGTGCCTCTACCCCTGAGGCTAAGGCTTTGTTAAATTCGGTTCCCCAGTTGAAACAGCAAATTGCTAATCAAAGCTTGACTTGGGAGAGTTTTAGTAAAACTTATCCTTGACCCCTTCCAGACCCTTTCTTAGATTCAAAACGTTTGTCCACTTTGTTCATTCAAGCAACCAATGTTAGAAAACACAACCATGGTCATTGATCCTCATATTCACATGTCTTCTAGAACTACCGATGACTATCAAGCGATGGCGAAAGCGGGAATAGTAGCGGTTATTGAACCAGCTTTTTGGTCAGGACAACCTCGTACCAGTGCTGATACTTACAAAGACTATCTTAGTTCTTTAGTTGGTTGGGAAAGATTTCGTGCTAGTCAGTTTGGCATTAAACATTATTGCACCATTGGTTTAAACTCCAAAGAATCTAACAACGAGCCACTAGCCAAAGCGGTAATGGAAATCTTACCTTTATATGCTTGCAAAGAAGGAGTAGTCGCCATTGGGGAAATTGGCTATGACGATATGACTCCTGCTGAAGATAAATATTTTCGCCTTCAGTTAGAACTAGCCAAAGAATTGAATTTACCCGTGATGATTCATACTCCCCATCGAGATAAAAAAGCTGGTACATCTCGCAGTATGGATGTTTGTTTAGAACATGGATTGCAACCATCTCAGGTAATTGTGGATCATAACAACGAAGAAACCGTTCGAGAAGTATTAGATCGAGGATTTTGGGCCGCATTTACCATTTATCCCAATACCAAAATGGGTAATGAAAGAATGGTAGAAGTCGTTAGAAAATATGGTTGCGATCGCATTATTGTAGATAGTAGTGCTGATTGGGGAATCAGTGATCCTTTAGCAGTCCCAAAAACAGCACAATTAATGCAGCAAAGCGGCATTTCAGAAGAAGACGTGAGGGCAGTCTGCTATGGTAATGCGCTTAAAGCTTACGGTCAAAGTGGGGAAATGAAAGAAGATGACTGGCTCAATCCCCTGCCAATCGACCAACGACAACTCTACAACGGTAACTCAGTTTTGCGGGGACAAACACCCACGACTCCCGAATCACATCAAGAATCCATTATTATTCGCTAATTACCATTTCATTGTGGGGATTTTTTAAGAGAATGGAAACTTTTAGCCTGCGCTCACAGCCAATTTGGGCTTACTTACAGTTAATGCGACCGGCCAATATTTTAACCGCTTGGGCCGATATTTTAGTCGGCTATGCCGCAGCAGGGTGTATCACAGTCAATGCTGACGCCGGTTTTCTCACTTTTAATTCCTTCTCTTCGTTAGGCTGGTTAGTCTTATCCACCAGTGGTCTCTACGGAGGGGGCGTTGTCTTTAATGATGTCTTTGATTTAGAGCTGGATCGTCAAGAACGCCCAGAAAGACCCTTACCAAGCGATCGCGCTTCTTTCACGAATGCCGTTGTACTGGGGAGTTTACTTTTAATTGTCGGAGTGTTAGCAGCTAGCCAGGTTTCCCTTCTTAGCGGTGGAATTGCCTTCGTCGTTGCTTTAACGGCCTTAATTTATGATGGGTTTGGCAAGCATCAGGTTTGGTTAAGTCCCATCAATATGGGGTTATGTCGAGGGGGAAATTGGCTCCTCGGGGTCAGTGTTTTACCCGTTATGGTAACTGAACGATGGTTTTTAGCGCTCATTCCCATTATCTATATCTCAGCGGTCACAGCAATCAGTCGCGGGGAAGTGGAAGGAGGTAGCCGCCAAACTGGCATTTTTGCCATCAGCCTAATCTTACTGGGATTGATTAGTGTTTTTGCTTTAGGATTCCTGGAGAATTATTCCTGGTATTTTATTGTTCCCTTTGTCATTTTATTTGCGTTACTGGTTTTACCGGCATTTGTCAAAGCCACCCTTAACCCTGATCCTTTGCTCATCCAGAAAGCGGTGAAAGCAGGCGTTTTATCTTTGATTGTTTTAGATTCGGCAATTGCTGCTGGCTTTGCTGGTTTTTCTTATGGTTTGATTGTCCTTAGCCTGCTGCCACTCTCTGTATTGTTAGCACGTTTATTCGCCGTGACTTAGAAAAGTGAGAGTCTCTCACTTGCAAAAACCGATAATGATCGGTTTCAACAGACGCTCCGAATCGGTATTGAATCCAGCCATCTCTTACTTAAATTGAATTCAAAAAAATTGCTTTAAGAATCGTTCTATGGTTGCTAGTTCCACTCCTTTAAATCGCCACTCTCATCAACTCCTTCAACAGAACTTTTCGGTAACCTTCCAATATCAAGTTCATTTTACGGAACAGCTTTTTGACTCGAATAATCCTCTATTGGCAAATGTGGTGGCTGCAGATAGCGAAACCCTTCCCCATAAAATGATGGTCATTGCTGATGAAGGGGTTCTCGCTAATCATCCTCACCTTTCCTCGCAAATTGAAAACTACTGCCATCATTATGGGGATGTTCTGAAACTAACCACAGCAGTGATTGCTGTCCCCGGAGGAGAAGCCATCAAAAATAACTCGAACTGGGTTGAAGCT
Coding sequences:
- the eboA gene encoding EboA family metabolite traffic protein; its protein translation is MVKNLDRSITLPRIRQISNELQNWLSHQIEPTAWNWLVQSIQQLQEKGSEVTLFTKFSAASRYLGKLDLHLTPNDLSKAHALRSGWTPKNWSVDQAARTLLLLSFSSENADRYEKAIEKLFSAADVAEQVALYQSLPLLPYPTRFKARAIEGLRSNMTVVFNAIALNNPYPADYFEEDPWNQMVLKALFIDSQLSQMQGLETRANPKLAQMLSDYAHERWAAGRQVNPQLWRPFGFFAQGNLLLDLERVLKEGQPYEQEAAALACASASTPEAKALLNSVPQLKQQIANQSLTWESFSKTYP
- a CDS encoding hydrolase TatD, encoding MLENTTMVIDPHIHMSSRTTDDYQAMAKAGIVAVIEPAFWSGQPRTSADTYKDYLSSLVGWERFRASQFGIKHYCTIGLNSKESNNEPLAKAVMEILPLYACKEGVVAIGEIGYDDMTPAEDKYFRLQLELAKELNLPVMIHTPHRDKKAGTSRSMDVCLEHGLQPSQVIVDHNNEETVREVLDRGFWAAFTIYPNTKMGNERMVEVVRKYGCDRIIVDSSADWGISDPLAVPKTAQLMQQSGISEEDVRAVCYGNALKAYGQSGEMKEDDWLNPLPIDQRQLYNGNSVLRGQTPTTPESHQESIIIR
- the eboC gene encoding UbiA-like protein EboC (EboC, a homolog the polyprenyltransferase UbiA, belongs to system of proteins involved in the trafficking of precursor metabolites to an extracytoplasmic compartment so that the biosynthesis of certain natural products, such as scytonemin, can be completed.), whose translation is METFSLRSQPIWAYLQLMRPANILTAWADILVGYAAAGCITVNADAGFLTFNSFSSLGWLVLSTSGLYGGGVVFNDVFDLELDRQERPERPLPSDRASFTNAVVLGSLLLIVGVLAASQVSLLSGGIAFVVALTALIYDGFGKHQVWLSPINMGLCRGGNWLLGVSVLPVMVTERWFLALIPIIYISAVTAISRGEVEGGSRQTGIFAISLILLGLISVFALGFLENYSWYFIVPFVILFALLVLPAFVKATLNPDPLLIQKAVKAGVLSLIVLDSAIAAGFAGFSYGLIVLSLLPLSVLLARLFAVT